A part of Cervus elaphus chromosome 11, mCerEla1.1, whole genome shotgun sequence genomic DNA contains:
- the SOWAHC gene encoding ankyrin repeat domain-containing protein SOWAHC encodes MEGSVKGRAQDLQAELEQPVGGAVGGSPEQRASVRGRPKEPEDEAGDRADPFDPVEGIPNAPLGRRPRGGPVGEGARPEALGDAPPTPRPGRTAPRDPAAGGSPQLRRGPGGADGAAAEEEGAGSLTLDPLEHAWMLSAADGRWDSLEGLLACEPGLLAKRDFITGFTCLHWAAKHGRQELLALLVRFAGQHRLPVNINARTSGGYTALHLAAMHGHVEVVKLLVGAYDADVDVRDYSGRKASQYLSPSTAEEIRTLVGALDEDEGESAAGSGGGRWRLSRVLPSHLISGRLSHALEDGGDHHHHLAEGLAASKAKEPSRKVSGSSSGRMKPRLNKIRFRTQIIHTTPSFRDPEQPLEEGEDEEEDRSLKGHSSSFKLRPKSNVFG; translated from the coding sequence ATGGAGGGATCCGTCAAGGGCAGGGCTCAGGATCTGCAGGCCGAGCTGGAGCAGCCCGTCGGGGGCGCCGTGGGCGGGTCGCCCGAACAGCGCGCCAGCGTCCGCGGCCGCCCCAAGGAGCCAGAGGACGAGGCGGGAGACCGCGCGGACCCCTTCGATCCCGTGGAAGGCATCCCGAACGCGCCGCTCGGAAGGCGACCCCGCGGTGGCCCGGTGGGGGAAGGTGCGCGGCCCGAAGCGCTGGGCGATGCGCCCCCCACGCCGCGGCCTGGCCGCACCGCGCCCCGGGACCCCGCTGCAGGCGGCTCCCCTCAGCTGCGGCGCGGCCCCGGGGGCGCGGACGGCGCGGCGGCCGAGGAGGAGGGCGCGGGCTCGCTGACGCTGGATCCGCTGGAGCACGCGTGGATGCTGTCGGCTGCCGACGGCCGCTGGGACAGCCTGGAGGGGCTGCTGGCCTGTGAGCCTGGGCTGCTGGCCAAGCGCGATTTCATCACCGGCTTTACCTGCCTGCATTGGGCAGCCAAGCACGGCCGGCAGGAGCTGCTGGCCCTGCTGGTACGCTTCGCGGGCCAGCACCGGCTGCCGGTGAACATCAACGCGCGCACGAGCGGCGGCTACACAGCGCTGCATCTGGCGGCCATGCACGGGCACGTGGAGGTGGTGAAGCTGCTGGTCGGGGCCTACGACGCGGATGTGGACGTGCGTGACTACAGCGGCAGGAAGGCCTCGCAGTACCTGAGCCCGAGCACCGCCGAGGAGATCCGGACGCTGGTGGGCGCCCTAGACGAGGACGAAGGCGAGAGCGCGGCGGGCAGCGGGGGAGGGCGCTGGAGGCTCTCGAGGGTGCTGCCCTCGCACCTCATCTCCGGCAGGCTCTCCCACGCTCTGGAGGACGGCGgggaccatcaccaccacctggCCGAGGGGTTGGCGGCGAGCAAAGCGAAGGAGCCGAGTCGCAAAGTCTCGGGCAGCTCTAGTGGGCGGATGAAACCCAGACTCAACAAAATCCGCTTCCGAACCCAGATCATCCACACCACACCCTCTTtcagagacccagagcagcctctggaggagggggaggacgAGGAAGAGGACCGGTCTCTTAAAGGCCATTCGTCCTCTTTCAAATTGAGACCCAAGTCCAATGTATTTGggtaa